GTTAAGCATATTTTCATTATGCTTAGTATATGTTTTAAATAATATGCCCATTATAACTCAAACGGAACCAATCGTGGCgtatcctttttttaaaaaaaaatattgttacttTATTTTTAAGGGTTCATTGGAGCTATTTTTTTCAATACTGAAAGTATTGATTGTGATGCCTCTTGGAAAATTAGACTGAATTATTTATACGCAAATAAAGACTTAAGTTTAGTTCTTCGATGAAATGGCCATTTGAACCTACATGCTTTGTTTCCTACATTGGAGATCGTAATCTCCAGGGGAAGCAACGAATAACAAATGGTAATTaacaaaatgcaatataaaATAAATCGTCAATGAATTAATCGTCAATGAATTTATGGAAACTCTTCTAAACTTATCAATATGTCCATTGAAAGCACATACTTTATTCTTTATGATCAATATTGTTTTACTGCAGATTTGCAGCCTCAAATTTAAAACATTTAAATGCGGAAATATACCTAGGCCACTGAGATCATGAAATGGTAATTTTGGAGGAATTTAAAAATTAGGactcttttgaaaaaaagaatacTTTTAATTCTTCCCGCTCGAATAATCTTGTCAATATTTTTCGTGGTTTATATATATGGTTATCATTtagcccttggtggggtataacgcGTCAAGCCCGTTTAGCTACTTCAGAACTTACCCAAATGCCCGCACTTCTCCTCTGCGCCAAGttttcttggggcgacccattcgCCGACCATTTTAGAAGAGCcggttccactgcatgacatAACAATGCAATTGCCGCTCCTTTTtttatgtgacctatccactgctatttCCGCCTCCCGATCACATCAACCACGGGTGGCAGGCCTGTGTGTCGACAAAGCTCTTTGTTTGAAACAATATTAggccagtgtactccgatgacacgacgcagacaggtgttgacagaTGCTTGGtgctttcgagtgacagtgaGAGTCTTACCTTCTGTGAAAAAGAAGCGAATTATATTCGACTCGCGTTTCATTACTACTGTCAATATTCAGAAATTGTGAGCTTTCGTCAATTTTTACAATCCTCAGTGACACCATATAGAATGTCGAAAGTCCAGTAATATTAATCGGAATGTGTGCTATTTTCGCAGACATTCGACTTTCCTTTCATAAAACTGCACTTAGTTACAAACtgatccatttttaaggttttgtggaaagcgAAAACTTATTAAAACTGGTTCACCATCCATCTCTCTGatacacgcaattttctcagaagcgcAACTTTTTGACAGGGCATTTAATAGAAAGGTTGATATTGTGGACCCCCACATATGTGTATGAAGTTGAACCAAAATCCAAACGGAATTGCTAACTTTTATTAATAGAGAAAACATTAATAACTGTATTTACTTATGTTATTTTCGGCAAAAGCCCAAAATCCACTCTGAAATAAAATAGGAACCAATATCAACCAAAATAAGTCCAGATTTTCAAAACAAAGAGTATTTCACAAAAGCAATTGCAGACTTTACGCACTATCATCCCCTATTATACATAATTCATAGAGTACTCTGCAAATTACTTACTACGCCACACAATGCATCGTCTTTCCAAACGAAAAAATTTGaatcaagaaaaaatatatcaatgggaaaaaattgaattatttgtGCTTGTATATCTGCGACGCGTAATTGAATCAAGCGTAACGAAATAACGGTAGCATTGCAGCCAAATGAAAATACAAGACCAGATGCATAATATTATATGAAATTGTTAGGAACagcctattattatttttggtttCACTAGCTATTATTTATTGAGAAAATAACCTATGAAATCAGTGAGGCTGGCTGtagtacattttattttttttcctcaaacGACGTCTTATAGATTTGTCAGGAcgtatagctgagtggttagaaaacAAGGCTGTtttacggaaggttgcggttcaaatctcactggtggtagtggaatttgtatcgtgatttgacgttggatatcagtcgacttagctgtgaatgagtacctgagtcaaatcagggtgataatctcgggcgagcgcaatgctggccacattgcctcctacagtgttatcatagtgtaccgttgccgtcttgaatgaagtgctgtaacacacttcaaggccctgatccaatatggattgttgggccaacgattattattattattatttgacgaTCTATcggatattaatttttttcaatatgtttATATGAAGGGTGATTCATTTAGATGTTTTTTAGGGTAAGCTTTCTTTTTACAGACGACGCGCAACTCGTGTCTAGCTgtcatattattttatttagtaCTGTTTGGCAAATCATCATGGATAGACTGACAACCCAACAATGTCTCCAAATTACGTACAGTTCGGCTTGTCAGTTACACTGGAAAAGGCCGCAATTCACCTTTccaccagttgaactgaatacaccatccacgtaccggcaagctgaaaaatcattagttcaactaTGGATGTGAAACGACctgagacgagaatttgagaaatttttgtgtgtgagcatttatcaaaaatgttcattagcaTAAAGATGCTTATAAAATTCTCGCTGACAGCCTAACATAAAGTCCTGGCTCACAATTTAAACAAACATATCTTGCCGGTTGgccaaatcatttttcattcgatcaacgGCCGCCAGAATAGTCCCATCCACGTTACGGTCCCCGATCAAATGCGCACTATTCAAATGTAACTGACAGGCTTACATCATGTGATATTACCCCTTTGAACTATTTCGTTTGGAGTTTTGGGGTGAAGTCTCTGAGAAAAGTTTCGTTCAAAAGTATCGTCGAAAATTGGACCATCAGGATGAACACTTTCAAGTAAATGCTATAGATTGTTCTTTCCAATTATAATAAAGTGTTCATGATGGAATTCGATTCCATGTCTTTTATCTGAATTTAAAAGACAAGGTAGAAATGATTTACCCTTTATAATGTATTCTACAAGCTATTCCTTATTTTAGTTTTTgtataaattcataaattaaaaaaagtaaGCGAATTATTTACAGAgcaaattttaagaaaaacaaGGAATTACAAGTAAATTTCCTTACATTAACACATATATAAATAGTATCTGTTTAATGGGGCTCGTGACAATTCTCGCAATTCCAATATTTGGTCTGACTGGATTCCATATGGTGCTAGTGTCGCGCGGTCGAACCACAAACGAACAAGTAACGGGGAAGTTCAAAGGAGGTTACAATCCGTTCTCAAGGGGTTGTTGGCATAACTGTTGCTATACACAATTCGGACCACAATATCCCAGGTAAATGGATATTATTTATCAGAGCCAAAAGTGGTAATTATTATTGGGGTTGATTGAATCTCTCCATAGTTTATTGAAGCCTCAAAAATATGCGGCTCGTCGATCGCTAAAGGATTCACAGGCGATTAGTACAATAACAAGTGATCGTGATGGCTCTGGCGGAGGACGGCATGGAGCTGGACAAAATGCAGGCACTGGACAACAGCAAGCATTGTATGACCGGGACAGACATACTCAGGTAAAGACTTATACGGACCATGGAAATGGGTATAGTCAGCGATCTGGTGGAAATACAACACATTACAGCAAGGTGGGTAAATTGATGTATATTTGGAATTTATGCATTGTAGAGAAAAGTGTATTTGGGGTCTTTTTTTCTGGCTGTATTGATGatttttgaaaacatttttctttttcaaatttacaaATGTATAGCCTATTTTTCGGACTAATTTTTTCGTATGTAAATTTCGGAGAGAAGTTGCTATATCTTTTAATTATGAACCAATTTCTTAATTCTATCGAAAGATttggaatttttcattttcatgctATGCTAATAATTGTTAAGCTATTTTTGCATAGATGTAGGTTGGAAAAAGTGGAACATTCTCCCgtgatattataattttgtttctGTAGCAAAAGTCGCTTCTGTAAAAGTAAGTGGGTTTAGTAACATTTCAGTAAATCGAGGTGCGGTATATTAACATAATAGAGTGTATATCTAGGAATTCAAACAAATCAGAAACCGAAGGgatctttccttctttttctgctCTATAAATAATTCGATTCATTGCTCCTCAATTTTAGATCTGTATTATTGATTTCTTGGAAATTTTTACTGGTTTTCCGTAATTAGGATAATTAGTAGCATCATTCATTTCGTGGAATGAAATAGTATACAATTACGATTAGACGAatgactcttgacatcaaatttgcaaTGGTATTTATTTGAGGCGCTATTCAAATTGAAGCACGGGTCTATTTTTCGTTATTTCATCCCTGTAGTCATGAGAATTTTCCAAGTTAAAACAGTCCTTGCCTTTATCTTCCTAAAATATGAACATGCTGTCCTCTTTATTGCCTCATcattatatttatttgttttctttatCAATATTCCCCCCATTATTCACTTGTTAGAAGTTATTTcagtttaattaaaaaatttgtaTGTCCTAATACGAAATAATGTTTAGTAAAATTTTCGATGAATGTAAAaacatcaatttttttctttattatatcaaaaattatttattatttgatttgagGGATGGTAGATTAATCAATTGTAAGTGAGAAAACTCAATTCCAAAAATATTCGATAAATAGAACATCAAAagctttaaatgcattttcctGGCCGCTAGTTAATCTCGGAATCTActtaacttcttctttttcttcagcctttgtcccgttcacaagcggggtcggctcgtcgtgatcggtttcgccatttggctctatggcatgcctgatctgggtgcaatctcgaggcttttaaatccccatccagcgtatcaagccaccgttgtttcggcctgccttttggtcgtttaccatcgatttcgatgttcagactaattttGGCAGGTTAATTTTCGTCgttttccacaatcgatgcaaccccataacgatcgcggatatcctcatttcggatgtgatcaaaacgtgtcacgtcactagtccaacgcaacatcttcgtctccattaccgtaagacgccgttcattgtcttttatattcggccaacgcCGAATGTGGAACGCCATTCCAtctaggttgtgttaatgcgtgaagcaatttcataacgcagttctccattggctgatagtgttgacccgctcagttctgggcagatcactgccgctgacagtgattgtacctgtttcatggggatcggtcgtcaaacattcagttttgtttaaattgaatctaagtccgtgttgcatgaggcgatcattccatttttggacaagttgctcgagatcatttttggatCTACTTAATTAATTTTAGTAAGTCTTAGATTTGTTATTTACATTaacaaaatcggaaaaaaagttGACCATTGAAAAACAGTCGATCTTTTTAagcttcgccattttattttttcaatacttttttcataaaCTTTAAGTTAAAGAACCAACTTTGAATTTTCTGTTTTAGACTTGCTAAATTTGCCCGTCATGCGATGAGGTACTTTTCGAggtgtcaaatttttgatttaaaaaaattgtgtaCTCCCAAATTGGCAAGAAAAAGTTGCATATTCATATTTATAAAGGAGCTGAGAAAAATTAACATCTTCAGGCCCCCTTTTCGGAGATTTAAATCTGGTTCTGCTTTTAAATATACTTTTCCACAATGTGTgctgcaacaaaaaaaaattcagtacAACATCAAGTAGCTTCGTGCTTTCTACCTCGCATTATTCGTAAACTGATTACGTCCTGCGCCATTACAAAATCATTACTAGTGAGTCTATgcgatgaaaataaaaaaaacaatacgaTTTCAGAATTTATAGTGATGTTACCTTAAAAACGTCAAGCAGTTTCGTGCTTTCTGCCACCCATTATTCCCATTATTTCTTTGAAACAGATTTCGTCTCGCGCCATTCCAAAATTAATACTGGCGAGCCTTTGCGATGAAAATTATCCCATCATTCATCCTATATTTTTTATCAATACATAAATACATATGACCATCGGCTTCATTCAATTTAaactttttatcatcatcacaCAACCCACAACAATCGAGTCTGAACTCGGTCTGAACCCGGTCAGTAAGGCGCTCCAGGTTTCTTGGTTTTGTGTcgaaatccaccaattcgatatccctaacctACCACTCATtctgagacagggtctgccacgtcccgccttttctaccacagatatggtccttagagactttccgggctggatcattctcatcagaTTAAACAACCCCctcactgcaacctattgagccgaattttatccacaaccaggcggtcgtggtattgcCCATAAATTTCCTCGCTACATAGGCTTACACTGGTTATCTTTTCTTTACGTACATCTGTGTGACTCCAAATGTGTTCCCTCCTTAGTTTTCGGCTTTGCAATGTATTATAGTTGCCAGTGGGACATTACGCATTGCATCAACCACATTTACGAGACGTcgctatcggctcctggcagtGTGCTCTTGTTCTTCTTAAGGCTCTGAGAAACATGCACCTTTCTTCTGTTTTTATCCAGAGTATCATATGTGACTGCCATCCTGGgacagtggattccattgcctATCATAGCCTGTTTACGACTACTATTGTTTCAGGCCAGAGTAACCCTATAACACAACGCATTCATAAACTGATGAAAACTGTTAACGGTCACTTTTCATGAACTTTGGCGTAAAATGGCTCAACTTGCTAGTGTCTaggtaactgcattttcagattttggacaaaatagAAGGTGGATTTAACACTTttaatgtgtcgagccacaTCGAATTCGTTGCTGCCATCCAGCAAAAATAACACTACCTAGAGATACACATTTCTCGACGCACCCAATATTCTACTTATTATTGTAAATAGTAAAATTGTAATGACTCGTCAGACACTATTTGACTAAGATCTGTGACTCAATGACAGGTTTGAAGTATTTGAGGAAACATGACATGATCTATTGAATTTTTCTGCGTTTTCCTCTTAAAATTATGTGGGGATTTTGTATAGGATGTAGGGGAAAACTGAATTATATGATATATCGATTTCGCTTGCAGGTGAGGGCAATTTGGAAGTCGCATTTGATTCACCATCCTGACTTTTACATTCACTCTGTATTCCAATTACAGAATAAAGTTTTTTGATAACGGCAATTTTTGCATTTAGTTGCACCTGTTCACaataattcatttttaattcGTTTGAACGATCTTTCTTTGATTGCCCTAATAACTTCTAATTTCAAAGCATCCTTTGTCAAGTTACGTAGAAGAAAATGCTTCTTTTAGGCAACGAAAGTACAATTCTGATTAGCTCCTGCTAGACAGAAGTGCATTTCCCTCACAAAACACTATCATTTCACGGTAAGTATCTCCTAGTTATAAATTGAGGGAAACTAAAAGAAATATGTGTTGTTAATTCACTGATGCATAGAGTTGAGAGCTGTGTACATAGCACCAACACGAAGCTGAAGCATATATTGCATTTGTTCCTATGTACATATGTCAGCGATCTCAGGATATCTATAACTGCGTGATTAGTTATCAGCGGATAAAATTGTCACCACCTTAGATGAGGCTTTCAACTGAATTCAGTATGTTTCAACGACAGCGTATATCTTCGTTTAAACTGCACTTGGAAAATTGTAATTCCCAAACTATTAAAGCACGTTAGGCACCAATAATATGTAAATTCGTTGTTTATAAATGAATTGTACCGACACATCTAATAGTTACGATATTAACACAAATAATCAGTTGCGCTTGTAGGTAAACCCCAAATACTGTTGTTAgcctaactttttttttattttgcttgtGCAATTAACATTTTGCAATAGGTGTAACCTGTATATACAAGCTTTTTTGCTTTCGTAAATAATAAGTCATAACATTGCCCTCACTAAAAGAAAGCACCAAATGAAGGTAATACATTTAttacttcttttatttttaattttattaagttaTATTCTTAAGGATTCGAAATTGCttcaaaatatgaaatatataTTGTGTGTTCCTTTGTACTATTCATAACTTATTTTATGTTTGTGTTCACATTTTGTTTTCTGGGTTTTGAATCACTCGATCACTATTACCATATCTTTACACTGTTTGacgcagaaaaaataataataaagaacgTTCGGAACCTTCGAACTGTGCTGTGGTTAAAGCAAATGAATATGCTTATTAGTGCTAGAGTGATTCCCAAATTTGTTTCCGTTTTGTGTACGGCTTTGTTATTCATATACTTGGTTACCTCTAAGGACTCTGTTTTATCCAACGATTGGTAATTTTCTTGTATGTTTTCATGAAAGGTTCCCTTAACACATTTTTCTGAGTAGCATTATCCACATCTTCTGCGGAAAATTAAGAATGTGTGCACATCAATGTAGTTTAACTCTCTTACGTGCACAATTttagaagaaaacaaaaatatatgcTATATTGTGTAAAAGCTTTTAGAAAATGATTCGTAGCAGAATAAAAATGCAATGCTGATTAATGGAGACTATCAATTATTCAGCCTAATTTCTGTGATTATGCATTGTAATCAAACTTCTTTGTGaatgtttttaaatttgaagaaaacttgacttttttaaattttttaatatgATGAGGATATTTGTCATATTGTGTAGTTATTTCGATCCGTCAGTCGTAATCCGAGTTTTCTACTGAACATTTTTCCATACGTAATAATGCGTTTATTGTCCTTGAGCCGAATAGCGAGGCTTCTTTTCTCGCATTGTTTAAAATTTAACGGTATGGATTATGTAATATAATAATACCAACAgttgaaattagaaaaaaatttgattACAGGCGCAACCATATACAATTTATTGAAGAGTTGAATTTCAAGATACATTTCACTTTCAAGATGGCGTAATTTAAGAAGAATGAACATAGAATATCTTAAATCATTCGAGTTGTGTAGGGACGAAGAGACTCAATAATACGACTTTTCCGTTTACAATTAGCTATCACCTGGACGGGAATGTTCTGATACAGATATGGAACCCCAAGCATCACAGAGTCAAGATTGTGAACCAACGCCGCCCCTGCAGCGGCATAATTCCACCAATTTTTATTTGCCTCCTATCGAAAATACAGGAAATGTAGGCGGTGGTGGTAATGGAGGTGGCGATTCTCCACGACACATGAGAATGTATCACCCACGACATAGCCCGCATTCTAGACAAAGGTGAGTTCAAAGAGAAGTATTATGAAAATTAATATACAGTCATTTAAAAGATATCCTTTAATGGTAAACCTACGCCCTAAGTGTTTAGTGGTGCAAAGCTTTCGACGAGACTTATTGCTAAAAACTGCCAGAAAAATATATCGCGTATTATGCGGTGAAAATTTATTTCCGATCAAAATAGTTGTTTGAATACAATGTAAGCAACTGGCTTAATAATGTTTACGATGATATGATGAGACTGATATTAACGCTGAGACAATTTATTTTAGGGGACTTGAGCCATCAAGAGGATATAATCCGGATGCGCTCTCACCAGATCATCCCAATCATCCTAGTCAAAATATGGGTCAACTAGGCGGACAAAGAAGTGGGACTTCAGCAACGCCGACGATGCAGCAACGAATTAAAGCGCTAGGTGTAGCAACGCCACTGGCTATGTCAAGCCCAGTGAGGAGGTTCGTATTTTATGTACAAAATATATCGAATGGAAGTTACTTTCTTGTATTAGTTTATATATAATTGAAATTGGATGAAACAGGTAGATTTAAATCGATTGTTTGtgtttctatttattttctCTTCAAAGAAAAAAACTTACTACTTTCATCCGAAacactttttatatttttctgctATTCTTTTCTTTCTGTCTCTAATTTCCTGAAATGAATGTGAATacgattttataaaaaataattatgaTGGGAGTCAGATGGACATAGCTGGAAATTACTTCGTTACATATTTACCTTTTACGGTAATTAAAAATAGAAGATCTATAAGCCGATTGCATTTATTGTTTCCaatctatttatattttttagtaatgtgAGTATTTAGGCTGGATGTTATTTTCGTGTGTTTTTCATATATCTTGCGTGAAACACTtgtcatttttgaaatttatttatttttatttgacaaatacattgattttttttttattttttaagtttaaatgaaagcTTATTGC
The DNA window shown above is from Hermetia illucens chromosome 5, iHerIll2.2.curated.20191125, whole genome shotgun sequence and carries:
- the LOC119657816 gene encoding palmitoyltransferase ZDHHC8B isoform X3 produces the protein MPKCDVKTRYIPATFAWALLLVTTFLFFYYPCQYYIFSHPWVPAYQGVITFFVIANFTLATFMDPGVIPKAPPDEDREEEFRAPLYKNAEINGITVRMKWCVTCKFYRPPRCSHCSVCNHCIETFDHHCPWVNNCIGRRNYRFFFFFLISLSIHMLSIFSLCLVYVLNNMPIITQTEPIVAICLMGLVTILAIPIFGLTGFHMVLVSRGRTTNEQVTGKFKGGYNPFSRGCWHNCCYTQFGPQYPSLLKPQKYAARRSLKDSQAISTITSDRDGSGGGRHGAGQNAGTGQQQALYDRDRHTQVKTYTDHGNGYSQRSGGNTTHYSKLSPGRECSDTDMEPQASQSQDCEPTPPLQRHNSTNFYLPPIENTGNVGGGGNGGGDSPRHMRMYHPRHSPHSRQRGLEPSRGYNPDALSPDHPNHPSQNMGQLGGQRSGTSATPTMQQRIKALGVATPLAMSSPVRRWT